A single window of Thiomicrorhabdus immobilis DNA harbors:
- the atpG gene encoding F0F1 ATP synthase subunit gamma has protein sequence MAGGSKEIRAKIGSVTNTKKITKAMEMVAASKMRKAQARMEATKPYVEKVKRVIGHVAGAHPEYKHPYTQVRAQVKRVGLIMISSDRGLCGGLNSNLFRKALPLLKQWNEQGIEVELALVGNKAQTFFRSYGGNVVATVSDLGDTPHIEDLVGTIKVVLDKFDAGEIDEVYLASNEFVNTMAQNPTINKLVPLEAEEKTDAGHWDYLYEPDAKSALDLLMRRYVEATVFGSVVENAACEQGARMMAMKNATDNAGEMINELKLSYNKARQAAITAEISEIVAGTAAV, from the coding sequence ATGGCAGGCGGTAGTAAAGAAATACGAGCCAAGATTGGCTCCGTAACAAATACCAAAAAAATCACTAAAGCCATGGAAATGGTTGCGGCGTCTAAAATGCGTAAAGCGCAAGCTCGCATGGAAGCGACAAAACCATACGTCGAAAAAGTGAAGAGAGTAATCGGCCACGTTGCTGGTGCGCATCCTGAATATAAGCATCCTTATACTCAGGTACGTGCACAAGTTAAACGTGTCGGTTTAATTATGATCTCTTCTGATCGAGGTCTTTGTGGTGGTTTAAACTCAAACTTATTCCGTAAGGCTCTACCATTGCTTAAGCAGTGGAATGAACAAGGAATTGAGGTTGAACTTGCATTAGTCGGTAACAAAGCACAGACATTCTTCCGTAGTTACGGTGGTAATGTTGTCGCAACTGTTTCTGACTTGGGCGACACACCTCATATTGAGGACTTAGTTGGTACTATCAAGGTTGTTTTAGACAAGTTTGATGCGGGTGAAATCGATGAAGTTTATTTAGCTTCTAACGAATTTGTGAACACAATGGCACAAAACCCTACTATCAACAAATTAGTACCTCTTGAGGCTGAAGAAAAAACGGACGCTGGACATTGGGATTATTTATATGAACCTGATGCTAAATCTGCATTGGATTTATTAATGCGTCGTTATGTTGAAGCAACTGTGTTTGGTTCTGTTGTAGAAAATGCGGCATGTGAGCAAGGTGCTCGTATGATGGCAATGAAGAATGCAACCGACAATGCAGGTGAAATGATCAATGAATTGAAACTGTCTTATAACAAGGCACGACAAGCTGCGATCACTGCTGAAATTTCAGAAATTGTTGCTGGTACTGCAGCCGTATAA
- the atpA gene encoding F0F1 ATP synthase subunit alpha, protein MQLNASEISNLIKDRIKGFDGAAESGSEGTVVSIADGIVLVHGVSDVMYGEMVQFDEETFGMALNLERDSVGVVVLGEYSHISEGDKVTCTGRILEVPVGPEMNGRVVDALGRPIDGKGPIDTKITSPIERIAPGVIDRQSVDQPMMTGIKSIDSMIPVGRGQRELIIGDRQTGKTAIAIDAIISQKNTGVKCIYVAMGQKASTVNNVARKLEEYGAMDNTVIVAANASDPAALQYMAAYAGCAMGEYYRDRGEDALIIYDDLTKQAQAYRQVSLLLRRPPGREAFPGDVFYLHSRLLERAARVNADYVERFTNGEVKGKTGSLTALPIIETQAGDVSAFVPTNVISITDGQIFLETGLFSQGIRPAVNAGLSVSRVGGAAQTKAIKKLGGGIRLDLAQYRELAAFAQFASDLDAATKAQLERGKRVTELMKQKQFFPLSIAEMAVSLYAANEGYLDDIEVNKVLDFEAALHAHLNSEHAAVADAINAKGGWDDEIVAGVKACIESFKANGVY, encoded by the coding sequence ATGCAATTGAATGCCTCTGAAATCAGCAACCTAATCAAAGACCGTATTAAAGGTTTTGATGGTGCAGCTGAGTCTGGCAGTGAAGGTACTGTTGTTAGCATCGCTGACGGTATTGTACTTGTTCACGGTGTATCAGACGTGATGTATGGTGAGATGGTTCAGTTCGACGAAGAAACTTTCGGTATGGCGCTTAACTTAGAGCGTGATTCTGTAGGTGTAGTTGTACTTGGAGAATATAGCCATATTTCTGAAGGTGACAAGGTAACTTGTACTGGTCGTATTTTAGAAGTACCAGTTGGCCCAGAAATGAACGGTCGTGTTGTTGACGCTTTAGGTCGTCCAATCGATGGTAAAGGTCCAATTGATACTAAAATCACTTCACCTATCGAGCGTATCGCTCCAGGTGTAATCGATCGTCAATCAGTTGATCAGCCAATGATGACTGGTATTAAATCAATCGATTCTATGATCCCAGTTGGTCGTGGTCAGCGTGAGTTGATCATCGGTGACCGTCAGACTGGTAAGACTGCAATCGCTATCGATGCAATCATTTCACAAAAGAACACTGGTGTGAAATGTATCTACGTTGCGATGGGTCAAAAAGCTTCTACAGTAAACAACGTAGCGCGTAAATTAGAAGAATACGGTGCAATGGATAACACTGTTATCGTTGCGGCAAACGCTTCTGATCCTGCGGCTCTTCAGTACATGGCAGCTTATGCTGGTTGTGCGATGGGTGAGTACTACCGTGACCGTGGTGAAGATGCTTTGATCATTTATGATGATTTAACTAAACAAGCACAAGCTTACCGTCAGGTATCTTTATTACTTCGTCGTCCTCCTGGACGTGAAGCATTCCCTGGTGATGTATTCTATCTACATTCACGTTTACTTGAGCGTGCTGCTCGTGTTAACGCTGACTACGTAGAAAGATTCACTAACGGTGAAGTAAAAGGTAAGACTGGTTCATTGACTGCTCTTCCTATTATTGAAACTCAAGCGGGTGACGTATCTGCTTTCGTTCCAACTAACGTTATCTCGATCACTGATGGTCAGATCTTCCTTGAAACAGGTTTATTCTCTCAAGGTATCCGTCCTGCGGTTAACGCTGGTTTATCTGTATCACGTGTTGGTGGTGCGGCTCAAACTAAAGCGATCAAGAAGTTAGGTGGTGGTATTCGTTTAGACTTGGCACAATACCGTGAATTAGCGGCATTTGCTCAGTTTGCATCTGATTTAGATGCAGCGACTAAAGCACAGTTAGAGCGCGGTAAACGTGTAACTGAGCTAATGAAGCAGAAGCAGTTCTTCCCACTTTCTATTGCAGAAATGGCAGTGTCATTGTATGCAGCTAACGAAGGTTACCTAGATGACATCGAAGTCAACAAGGTACTAGATTTCGAAGCAGCTCTACATGCACACCTTAACTCAGAACACGCTGCAGTTGCTGATGCAATCAATGCAAAAGGTGGCTGGGATGATGAAATCGTTGCAGGTGTAAAAGCTTGTATCGAGTCATTCAAAGCTAACGGCGTTTACTAA